The following coding sequences lie in one Betaproteobacteria bacterium genomic window:
- a CDS encoding monovalent cation/H+ antiporter subunit A (subunit A of antiporter complex involved in resistance to high concentrations of Na+, K+, Li+ and/or alkali; in S. meliloti it is known to be involved with K+), translating to MQMPDATLLITLLALPFVGSVVAALLPVNARNAEAWLAGSIALAALFVVSACFQSISVGTVLQSRHAWLPQFGLDFRLRMDGFAWLFAFLVTGIGFLVVLYARYYMSPRDPVPRFFSFLLAFMGSMLGVVLSGNL from the coding sequence ATACAAATGCCCGATGCAACGCTTCTGATCACGCTGCTCGCACTGCCGTTCGTCGGCAGTGTCGTGGCGGCGCTGCTGCCGGTGAACGCCCGCAATGCGGAAGCATGGCTTGCCGGCAGCATCGCGCTGGCGGCGCTGTTCGTGGTGTCCGCCTGCTTCCAATCGATCTCGGTCGGAACCGTCCTTCAAAGCCGCCACGCCTGGCTGCCGCAGTTCGGGCTCGATTTTCGGCTGCGCATGGACGGGTTCGCGTGGTTGTTCGCGTTCCTCGTCACCGGCATCGGTTTTCTGGTAGTGCTGTATGCGCGCTACTACATGTCGCCGCGCGATCCCGTGCCGCGCTTCTTCTCCTTCCTGCTCGCGTTCATGGGCTCGATGCTCGGCGTGGTGCTGTCGGGGAATCTC